In the genome of Labrus mixtus chromosome 21, fLabMix1.1, whole genome shotgun sequence, one region contains:
- the LOC132954991 gene encoding microfibril-associated glycoprotein 4-like — translation MTRVLVFVLLLAPQLISGQLILPVDCNDIYNSDNSRPSGVYTIYPIGATSAVRVYCDMNTEGGRWTVFQRRMDGSVNFYRPWDHYKMGFGNAAGEYWLGLENIFHLTLRKKYELLVDMEDFSGNTAFARYTSFSIDPETYGYKLHVSGFTDGGAGDSLAVHNEMKFSTFDKDQDTYADVNCAKTYLGAFWYVNCHGANPNGVYRWGADDTLSAVGVEWSQWKGNNYSLKSISMKIRPVQ, via the exons ATGACG cGGGTATTggtcttcgtcctcctcctggCTCCTCAGCTGATCAGCGGTCAGCTCATCCTGCCCGTCGACTGCAATGACATTTATAATAGTGACAACAGCCGGCCCAGTGGAGTGTACACCATCTACCCCATTGGAGCCACGTCTGCTGTCCGG gtgtaCTGTGACATGAACACAGAGGGAGGACGGTGGACG GTGTTCCAGAGGAGGATGGATGGCTCCGTGAACTTCTACAGACCCTGGGACCACTACAAGATGGGCTTTGGAAACGCTGCCGGAGAGTACTGGCTCG GTCTTGAGAATATCTTCCATCTGACTCTGAGGAAGAAGTACGAGCTGCTGGTCGACATGGAGGACTTCAGTGGAAACACAGCGTTTGCCCGTTACACGTCGTTCTCCATCGACCCTGAGACGTACGGATACAAACTGCATGTGTCTGGATTCACTGACGGAGGGGCAG gAGACTCTCTAGCTGTTCACAATGAAATGAAGTTTTCCACCTTCGACAAAGACCAGGACACCTATGCCGACGTCAACTGTGCCAAAACATACTTGGGGGCGTTCTGGTACGTAAACTGTCACGGTGCAAATCCAAACGGGGTTTATCGCTGGGGGGCCGATGACACTCTCAGTGCTGTGGGAGTCGAGTGGTCTCAGTGGAAAGGCAACAACTACTCCCTGAAGAGCATCAGCATGAAGATCCGTCCTGTGCAGTAG